The proteins below are encoded in one region of Micromonospora sp. DSM 45708:
- a CDS encoding glutamate synthase subunit beta, with the protein MPDPNGFLRYDRRLPARRPVPVRIADWREVYPPAGEALVREQATRCMDCGIPFCHDGCPLGNRIPDWNDLVRTGNWDAAVESLHATNNFPEFTGRLCPAPCEAACVLGLGGQQPVTIKQVEVEIADAAVARDGLRPRPASVSTGRSVAVVGSGPAGLAAAQQLARAGHTVTVYERDDAVGGLLRYGIPDFKLEKQHVDRRVAQLTAEGVRFRTGVDVGVDVTAEQLRAEHDAVVLACGALQGRDTLQTPGRALRGVHQAMAHLVAANRVVAAAGDGRPALATLPDGTPIDAAGKHVVIIGGGDTAADCLGVAHRQGAAGVHQLDLYPQPPAERDGARDPWPTWPWVLRSYPAHEEGGERVFAVAVQEFVDDGTGQVRAVRIAEVTVEKVDGRRVVTPLPGSEREIPADLVLLAIGFEGTEEQPLLAQFGVARNGRGAVDARPDWQAADGVFVAGDMHRGASLIVWAIAEGRAAAAAVHAYLGGAGELPAPVDPARQPLAAR; encoded by the coding sequence GTGCCTGACCCGAACGGTTTCCTGCGCTACGACCGGCGGCTGCCCGCCCGCCGTCCGGTCCCGGTGCGGATCGCGGACTGGCGGGAGGTCTACCCGCCGGCCGGTGAGGCGCTGGTCCGCGAGCAGGCCACCCGGTGCATGGACTGCGGCATCCCGTTCTGTCACGACGGCTGCCCGCTGGGCAACCGCATCCCGGACTGGAACGACCTGGTCCGCACCGGCAACTGGGACGCCGCGGTGGAGTCGCTGCACGCCACCAACAACTTCCCCGAGTTCACCGGCCGGCTCTGCCCCGCGCCGTGCGAGGCGGCCTGCGTGCTCGGCCTGGGCGGCCAGCAGCCGGTCACCATCAAGCAGGTCGAGGTGGAGATCGCCGACGCGGCGGTGGCCCGGGACGGGCTGCGCCCCCGGCCGGCGTCCGTGTCGACCGGCCGATCGGTGGCGGTGGTCGGCTCCGGCCCGGCCGGCCTGGCCGCCGCGCAGCAGCTCGCCCGCGCCGGCCACACGGTCACCGTGTACGAGCGCGACGACGCCGTCGGCGGCCTGCTCCGCTACGGCATCCCCGACTTCAAGCTGGAGAAGCAGCACGTCGACCGCCGGGTCGCCCAGCTCACCGCCGAGGGGGTGCGTTTCCGCACCGGGGTCGACGTCGGCGTCGACGTGACCGCCGAGCAGCTCCGCGCCGAGCACGACGCGGTGGTGCTGGCCTGCGGCGCGCTCCAGGGCCGGGACACCCTCCAGACGCCGGGTCGGGCGCTGCGCGGCGTGCACCAGGCGATGGCGCACCTGGTGGCCGCGAACCGGGTGGTGGCCGCCGCCGGCGACGGGCGGCCCGCGCTCGCCACGCTGCCGGACGGCACGCCGATCGACGCGGCCGGCAAGCACGTGGTGATCATCGGCGGTGGCGACACCGCCGCCGACTGCCTCGGCGTGGCGCACCGCCAGGGCGCGGCCGGCGTGCACCAGCTCGATCTCTACCCGCAGCCACCGGCCGAACGGGACGGCGCCCGGGACCCGTGGCCGACCTGGCCGTGGGTGCTGCGCTCCTACCCGGCGCACGAGGAGGGCGGCGAGCGGGTCTTCGCGGTGGCGGTGCAGGAGTTCGTGGACGACGGCACCGGGCAGGTCCGGGCCGTCCGGATCGCCGAGGTGACGGTGGAGAAGGTCGACGGCCGGCGGGTCGTCACGCCGCTGCCCGGCTCGGAGCGGGAGATCCCGGCCGACCTGGTGCTGCTCGCGATCGGCTTCGAGGGCACCGAGGAGCAGCCGCTGCTGGCCCAGTTCGGGGTGGCCCGCAACGGGCGCGGCGCGGTCGACGCCCGCCCCGACTGGCAGGCCGCCGACGGCGTGTTCGTCGCCGGTGACATGCACCGGGGCGCCTCGCTGATCGTCTGGGCGATCGCCGAGGGGCGGGCCGCCGCCGCGGCCGTGCACGCGTACCTGGGCGGGGCGGGCGAGCTGCCCGCCCCGGTCGACCCGGCGCGGCAGCCGCTCGCCGCCCGCTGA